GGGGATGATAACCTTTGAGGAAATCCCCCCCTCAGGCGAAAACCCAGAAGaactacaaaatggaaaattaaaagaagcCTCAAAAATCGATAAGAAGACGAGGTACCTTAGCCGCGTGTGTAGAATCCTGGccataaaatatttgcaaaaggAACAACACGATAATGCTTTCCACCACGCGCTAGAATCTTACAGATTAACATTTCCCCTAAATGATGTGGACACATCTAAATCGAAGGTCCTAattgaaaatttaattttatatctaGGGGCATACAATCCAAGtgtcattaaatttttgagCAATCTGCAATTGCTTTTTAcggacaaaatttttaaggtGGTTCGGTTTCCACACACAAGGGCAATTAAAGGTGGACGGCCAATGATGAAAAGGGGTAAATCTGGGAAGTGGCTGTGGCTAAGTCAGGATTGGAAACCTCGGtggttgaagaaaaaggcaaagttgATTTTGGAGGAGGAATGGAGATGCGTCCCTGATAAAAACGTACCCTTCTGGAATTAGAAGCGCCGTCTGCAGGGTGCACCCCGTGGTACCGTCAAGGATGgacggaaaaaaggagaacgcGTTAATGGAGTGCACAAGGTGTGCACACTAAGTTATATTTGGGATGTCCCACATTCAGGTGCACGCGCGCGGGTGGGTGGACCGAagggtatatatatacatatatatatgtgtttgtgtgtgtttttacGTATGTACACTAGTAGGCGCGTGTGCACACGCCGACATCATAAATGGGGATAGGCAAAACAGTTAATTCGTCATCTTTATAGATCAGCGGCATGTGTTAGCGGCACGCGTGTGTGCTTCGCAAACGGCGGAGCAAATCGACCCGCCCCTGTGCTTGCACGCAGGCGCGCAGATTATACGAGTGTGTGTTCATATGCGCGTGTTCACATACGCGTGTTCACAGACGCGTGttcatgcacatgtgtgtattcCCCAGAGGAAGCCTTATCTGTTTCCCCCTGCATGTGAGCCGATAAAGAACTCGTCGCGTATCCAACGGGGGACACTCTGCACGTTCGTCAAACCGTTAGGGAAAGTGCactcctttctttttttttttttttttgtcaactaAGGTGTAATACGCCTGGTAAGTGGCCACGTCATAGCAGTCACATAGGTCTACAGTTCCATCGTACTCTCCCGCCGCAATTTCCCACCTTATGCTATTGCTTGAACGCTTACTTGAATGCCCCCTTGGGCACTTTCCTGCGCGTTTTCCTGGATGCTCGCGGATAAACTCGATGATGAACTCGCCTTGGGAGcccgcttcttcttcttaacCACAGAGTTCTTCGCCTTGTACGCTGGCCCCGACTCGGAGGACACCTTGGCCTCGAAGGTGGTATTTCCCCCGtccttatcatttttatcctCAGAAAAATTGTGAACAGTGATGGAGTCATTATCTTGGCTGAAGTCTTGCTTGCTTCTACATAGAGAGTCTGCCTTGGGTACCTTCTTAAGGACCTCAAATGCATCTCTGGCTTTCTGCATTTGTATTTTGTTCAAGTAGAGTTCCTTCTTCAAGCTGTGTAATTCATCCACCTGATGTTTAGCCGATTTATCATACATCATTTCTTTGAATTTCATATTTGCATGGACTTTCCTATTTTTGGCCACTTCCTTCAGGTAGGCATTTTGTCTGTGTACTTCATTTTCTctgatttgtttttccagTTCAACCATAAACAGGTCTTTCTTATTCGATGCGTCAATTACGTTTTCTAGATTGTTGCACATTAGTCGAAGTTCGTTTTGCaattctttatttctttcttcgtACTGTTTGACGAGCATCTCATTTCgtattatttcatttttcaacaAAACAATTTCTGAATCTTTTTCTTGTATCATTGATTGAAGGTGAGAGGATTGCTTTTCCAAGATGATTATTTCCGATGTGCATTTGTCTACCTTTTCTCTGTAAAGGAGTTGCTGTTTTTTTAGGAGTTCTTTCAATTTGGATAGatccttttcgcttttttgtaGCATGCTCTCCATATATGCTATGCGCATATCTCGCGAAACGATTGATTCCATGTACTCCAGGGTGTCCTTCCTCAATTCGCTTAAAGCTTGAAATGTATTTTCGTATTTaaaattcacatttttattttcttctttcagtTCGTATACTTCTTTTTCTAACTCTACAATTGTCGACTTGAGAGTATACATATCGTTGTTGTCGAAACTGGGCTGGGAAAACTTagacactttttttccctttttgtatgAACTTCTATTCTCTTTTGACACATCCTCTTCCAATGGCGGGAGACCCTCCTCACACGTGCTTTTGCTTTTGTACCAGCTAAATTCATCCTCCttatgttttccttcccctgtTTCGTTTACACCATACGTGTCGCTTCTCTCATATGGATCGACTCTTTCGTTGCTTTCATTGCTTTCGTTCGCTTTGTTCAatctcttccccttttcattatttGTCCCTGCACACTTGTGGTACCTCTCCTCTTCCACCTCTTTATCTCGGCcttgcaaaattttgaaaaggttATGTACATCACTCAGACTTGTGTTTTCCTTCAAGCGAAGCAAGTAATCGTTTTCGTTATCCACAGAGCCGATTTCATTTTCCAGTTTCGTCAAGACTTTATCTCGGACGTTTAAACTTGATTTTAGGGACCTTCTCTCGATTTCAACCCTTTTCAAATGTTTCAACGTTTCTTCATATTTGATTTTTTGGTCcaacaatttttcttttaactttCTATTTTCTACATTGGAGTATTCCCTGTCGTTTTCTGCACCTTCTGATCTGaccatttcgctttttcgttTCTCATTTTGGATCTCAATTTCTAATtcctttatttgttcatccttttcttttatcagttcattaattttattttttatgatcgGTTCTGgtactttttcctttgttaCTCTCTTTTTAAAAGGTTCCACGTGGTTTAATTTTCCCATCACTTCTAGAtctttgttcttcttcttttcattaATGTTGTATACCGCCATTTCATCGTGTCTACTTAGTTGCACGTACCCTTTGCTGCCATTCATGGGGGAGTCAAGATGGATGGGAACTCCAGAAATATCACTGTACACTTTTTCACAGCTGTCTTGCATGAATGCAGGTTTGGTATTGAACAAGCACGGCACTTTGCTCACTTTTTTGATGAACCGCTTATTTGTTGGGGTAGCACTATACCCAGTTGTGTAGGTACTAACATTTGGGTGCGTAAAAATGCTGCTGTTATGAGTCCCATTTGTGGTTCCATTGTTCATTTCGTTGCACCCCCTTGTGTGTCCGTTTAAACAGGGGAATGAATTCATGCAGCTGACCTTTCGAGCATTTCCACCATGTGCACCATAATTGGGAATCGCTGGACTTGGGTTAACTACGTTCGGATTGTAGGTAACCTTCTCTGTGTAGATTGTTGGGTGTGACTTAAACATAGCGGTGCTGAACATCGGACTCTCCTTGCTGCTACGGTACTCGTATACATCTCGTTTGctcagtttttccttttcttcattttgggcTTTAATTTCGTGGTACTTCCTGGAGGGTATTAGGTTGTGGGGCATGATAAACGAAGGGGACCTCATTTTGGCAGGTGGGTAGGTGTGGATACGCGGAGATAAGCGGAGGTAAGCGGAGGTAAGCGCAGATAAGCGGAGACAAGCGGAGATATGTGGAGATAA
This genomic stretch from Plasmodium cynomolgi strain B DNA, chromosome 14, whole genome shotgun sequence harbors:
- a CDS encoding hypothetical protein (putative), giving the protein MRSPSFIMPHNLIPSRKYHEIKAQNEEKEKLSKRDVYEYQKVTYNPNVVNPSPAIPNYGAHGGNARKVSCMNSFPCLNGHTRGCNEMNNGTTNGTHNSSIFTHPNVSTYTTGYSATPTNKRFIKKVSKVPCLFNTKPAFMQDSCEKVYSDISGVPIHLDSPMNGSKGYVQLSRHDEMAVYNINEKKKNKDLEVMGKLNHVEPFKKRVTKEKVPEPIIKNKINELIKEKDEQIKELEIEIQNEKRKSEMVRSEGAENDREYSNVENRKLKEKLLDQKIKYEETLKHLKRVEIERRSLKSSLNVRDKVLTKLENEIGSVDNENDYLLRLKENTSLSDVHNLFKILQGRDKEVEEERYHKCAGTNNEKGKRLNKANESNESNERVDPYERSDTYGVNETGEGKHKEDEFSWYKSKSTCEEGLPPLEEDVSKENRSSYKKGKKVSKFSQPSFDNNDMYTLKSTIVELEKEVYELKEENKNVNFKYENTFQALSELRKDTLEYMESIVSRDMRIAYMESMLQKSEKDLSKLKELLKKQQLLYREKVDKCTSEIIILEKQSSHLQSMIQEKDSEIVLLKNEIIRNEMLVKQYEERNKELQNELRLMCNNLENVIDASNKKDLFMVELEKQIRENEVHRQNAYLKEVAKNRKVHANMKFKEMMYDKSAKHQVDELHSLKKELYLNKIQMQKARDAFEVLKKVPKADSLCRSKQDFSQDNDSITVHNFSEDKNDKDGGNTTFEAKVSSESGPAYKAKNSVVKKKKRAPKASSSSSLSASIQENAQESAQGGIQVSVQAIA